A section of the Amblyomma americanum isolate KBUSLIRL-KWMA chromosome 2, ASM5285725v1, whole genome shotgun sequence genome encodes:
- the LOC144120559 gene encoding uncharacterized protein LOC144120559 isoform X2, translating to MAHGRQAPIVRNSRAQSLRCWTTRNLQCGHCCHLPVMDGDVTHPKHGVNSVFSRKDIEIFERWFRCGDQKETGYIDVEGLKRLWTCLQMDVTQMSAKWLIAMADDHKNGKLDFGEFLYLWMMAAENSEFQSTPEGQAMLRTMHAYEIYPTASERKYSTCYTLNPWVRSRFLDQGDEGRPLDVELPHSRIQEARELCEGAAKQRAAFIAQAKSLYEGSTQVQQRVHAERRAEFIKWARTTFEDDKVIQKSLSDGNEQEAQITYHDASVCPVMSKSSPAISEFSLDQCSFLADWFHRWDMNKDGLLDEQELGNMFHCLRIPINPNALRVVVQYFDEDMDGKLSFREFLLMWRAAIYDPDFRRTAEGCKMAKHMRIHNLLPNQAKPAW from the exons ATGGCGCATGGTAGACAGGCGCCCATAGTAAGAAATTCGCGAGCGCAGTCCCTCCGGTGCTGGACAACACGAAATCTGCAGTGCGGCCACTGCTGCCATTTGCCAGTCATGGACGGTGATGTCACGCACCCGAAGCACGGTGTGAACAGCGTGTTCTCCCGTAAGGACATCGAAATTTTCGAGCGTTGGTTCAGATG TGGAGATCAAAAGGAGACTGGCTACATTGACGTGGAAGGTCTTAAACGCCTGTGGACATGTCTTCAAATGGACGTAACACAGATGTCTGCCAAGTGGTTAATCGCCATGGCGGATGACCACAAAAACGGGAAGCTTGACTTCGGAGAG TTTCTATACTTGTGGATGATGGCAGCCGAAAATTCTGAGTTCCAGTCAACCCCCGAGGGCCAGGCCATGCTCAGAACCATGCACGCTTACGAAATTTACCCCACTGCTTCAGAGAGGAAGTACAGCACCTGCTACACGTTGAACCCGTGG GTACGGTCACGATTCCTTGACCAAGGTGATGAAGGGCGACCTTTGGATGTAGAATTGCCACACTCTCGTATCCAAGAAGCACGTGAACTTTGTGAAGGTGCTGCCAAGCAACGTGCAGCATTCATAGCACAGGCAAAGTCGCTGTACGAAG GAAGCACTCAGGTACAACAAAGGGTCCATGCAGAGCGAAGAGCAGAGTTCATCAAATGGGCACGCACAACGTTTGAAGATGACAAAGTGATACAAAAGAGCCTTTCAGATGGAAATGAGCAGGAAGCACAGATCACTTACCATGATGCCTCTGTATGCCCTGTGATGAGCAAGTCATCCCCAGCCATCAGCGAGTTCTCGTTGGACCAGTGCTCTTTCCTGGCAGATTGGTTTCACAG GTGGGACATGAACAAGGATGGCTTGCTTGATGAGCAAGAACTTGGGAACATGTTCCATTGTCTGCGTATTCCAATCAATCCAAATGCCCTGCGCGTTGTTGTGCAATATTTCGATGAGGACATGGATGGCAAGCTCAGTTTTCGTGAG TTCTTGCTCATGTGGCGTGCTGCGATATACGACCCCGACTTCAGACGCACTGCTGAGGGATGCAAAATGGCAAAGCACATGCGCATCCACAACTTGCTGCCAAATCAAGCAAAGCCAGCATGG
- the LOC144120559 gene encoding uncharacterized protein LOC144120559 isoform X1: MAHGRQAPIVRNSRAQSLRCWTTRNLQCGHCCHLPVMDGDVTHPKHGVNSVFSRKDIEIFERWFRCGDQKETGYIDVEGLKRLWTCLQMDVTQMSAKWLIAMADDHKNGKLDFGEFLYLWMMAAENSEFQSTPEGQAMLRTMHAYEIYPTASERKYSTCYTLNPWVRSRFLDQGDEGRPLDVELPHSRIQEARELCEGAAKQRAAFIAQAKSLYEGSTQVQQRVHAERRAEFIKWARTTFEDDKVIQKSLSDGNEQEAQITYHDASVCPVMSKSSPAISEFSLDQCSFLADWFHRWDMNKDGLLDEQELGNMFHCLRIPINPNALRVVVQYFDEDMDGKLSFREFLLMWRAAIYDPDFRRTAEGCKMAKHMRIHNLLPNQAKPAWSCTSTSQKPVKSWPID; this comes from the exons ATGGCGCATGGTAGACAGGCGCCCATAGTAAGAAATTCGCGAGCGCAGTCCCTCCGGTGCTGGACAACACGAAATCTGCAGTGCGGCCACTGCTGCCATTTGCCAGTCATGGACGGTGATGTCACGCACCCGAAGCACGGTGTGAACAGCGTGTTCTCCCGTAAGGACATCGAAATTTTCGAGCGTTGGTTCAGATG TGGAGATCAAAAGGAGACTGGCTACATTGACGTGGAAGGTCTTAAACGCCTGTGGACATGTCTTCAAATGGACGTAACACAGATGTCTGCCAAGTGGTTAATCGCCATGGCGGATGACCACAAAAACGGGAAGCTTGACTTCGGAGAG TTTCTATACTTGTGGATGATGGCAGCCGAAAATTCTGAGTTCCAGTCAACCCCCGAGGGCCAGGCCATGCTCAGAACCATGCACGCTTACGAAATTTACCCCACTGCTTCAGAGAGGAAGTACAGCACCTGCTACACGTTGAACCCGTGG GTACGGTCACGATTCCTTGACCAAGGTGATGAAGGGCGACCTTTGGATGTAGAATTGCCACACTCTCGTATCCAAGAAGCACGTGAACTTTGTGAAGGTGCTGCCAAGCAACGTGCAGCATTCATAGCACAGGCAAAGTCGCTGTACGAAG GAAGCACTCAGGTACAACAAAGGGTCCATGCAGAGCGAAGAGCAGAGTTCATCAAATGGGCACGCACAACGTTTGAAGATGACAAAGTGATACAAAAGAGCCTTTCAGATGGAAATGAGCAGGAAGCACAGATCACTTACCATGATGCCTCTGTATGCCCTGTGATGAGCAAGTCATCCCCAGCCATCAGCGAGTTCTCGTTGGACCAGTGCTCTTTCCTGGCAGATTGGTTTCACAG GTGGGACATGAACAAGGATGGCTTGCTTGATGAGCAAGAACTTGGGAACATGTTCCATTGTCTGCGTATTCCAATCAATCCAAATGCCCTGCGCGTTGTTGTGCAATATTTCGATGAGGACATGGATGGCAAGCTCAGTTTTCGTGAG TTCTTGCTCATGTGGCGTGCTGCGATATACGACCCCGACTTCAGACGCACTGCTGAGGGATGCAAAATGGCAAAGCACATGCGCATCCACAACTTGCTGCCAAATCAAGCAAAGCCAGCATGG